A single genomic interval of Lewinellaceae bacterium harbors:
- the hisC gene encoding histidinol-phosphate transaminase: MNLENLVRPNIWRLTPYSSARHDFEGTGGIHLDANENPYETGLNRYPDPHHALVREKIAAIKGVPAEYIALGNGSDEIIDLMIRIFCQPGIDQIMTLDPTYGMYRVAADICDVQTIAVSLDDDYQPIPDAIAQATTPQTKLLFLCHPNNPTANALDQNLVHRIVEAFTGIVVIDEAYIDFCPDKSFVPWIKRYPNLVIMQTFSKAWGLAGIRLGMAFSTPEIIKLIYKVKPPYNISTYTQEQALQSIRNKNQKDWWVQKILDQRQWLTVELEKLPMVERVYPSDTNFILVRVDDAKKWYDHLRQEGIIVRNRSNVHLCEGCLRITVGTALENDALIQAFKNA, from the coding sequence ATGAATCTGGAAAATCTGGTACGGCCAAACATCTGGCGATTGACACCCTATTCCTCAGCAAGGCATGACTTCGAAGGCACCGGCGGAATCCACCTGGACGCCAATGAAAACCCTTACGAAACCGGCCTGAACCGCTATCCGGATCCACATCACGCTCTGGTAAGGGAGAAGATTGCCGCCATCAAAGGAGTTCCCGCCGAATACATCGCCCTCGGCAACGGCAGCGATGAGATCATTGACCTGATGATCCGCATCTTTTGCCAACCGGGCATCGATCAAATTATGACATTGGATCCTACCTATGGGATGTACCGGGTTGCCGCCGACATTTGCGATGTCCAGACGATAGCTGTCAGCCTGGACGACGATTACCAGCCGATACCGGACGCCATCGCCCAAGCAACCACGCCCCAGACCAAACTGCTGTTCCTTTGCCACCCTAACAACCCAACGGCTAATGCGCTGGATCAAAATCTGGTCCACCGCATCGTCGAAGCCTTTACTGGTATTGTGGTTATCGATGAAGCGTACATTGACTTTTGCCCGGATAAATCATTTGTTCCCTGGATCAAGCGCTACCCCAATCTGGTGATCATGCAGACCTTCTCCAAAGCCTGGGGACTGGCAGGGATACGACTGGGTATGGCTTTTTCCACACCGGAAATCATCAAACTCATTTATAAAGTCAAACCACCCTATAATATAAGCACCTATACCCAGGAGCAAGCCCTGCAGTCGATCCGCAATAAAAACCAAAAAGACTGGTGGGTCCAAAAGATCCTGGATCAGCGTCAGTGGCTGACTGTTGAGCTGGAAAAACTACCTATGGTCGAAAGGGTCTATCCTTCGGACACCAATTTTATTCTGGTCCGGGTGGATGATGCAAAAAAATGGTATGACCATCTGCGTCAGGAAGGCATCATTGTGCGCAACCGGTCCAATGTACATCTGTGTGAAGGGTGTCTGCGCATTACGGTAGGTACTGCACTGGAAAACGATGCATTGATTCAAGCTTTCAAAAACGCCTGA
- the hisD gene encoding histidinol dehydrogenase translates to MRQFNEPTRDRWPDLITRPVMDWSQITGKVQPILDAVRNEGDDAVLRFTALFDGAELGHLAVSEEEIQAAYAQVDDGLLDAIRTAAKNIERFHQLQKDPERQLETSPGVTCWQKSVPIEKVGLYIPGGTAPLFSTILMLAIPARIAGCREVIICTPPDKNGNLIPEMLVAAHEVGVGKIFKAGGAQAIAAMAYGTATIPRVYKIFGPGNQYVTAAKQLVQQQGVAIDLPAGPSEVLVWAGAGSIPAFLAADLLSQAEHGVDSQVVLVARDKVLVEATLEEVDRQCAALPRSDLALGALAHSKSILLQEEQDMVDFVNAYAPEHLIITGENADQRASQIINAGSVFIGNFTPESAGDYASGTNHTLPTNGYARSYSGVNLDAYLKKITFQKITPAGLQNLGPAIIAMAEAEQLQAHARAVSIRLQNLNDQSS, encoded by the coding sequence ATGCGACAATTCAATGAGCCAACACGAGACCGCTGGCCGGATCTCATCACCCGCCCGGTGATGGACTGGTCGCAGATCACCGGGAAAGTACAGCCTATCCTGGATGCGGTCAGAAATGAGGGAGACGACGCCGTCCTTCGCTTCACAGCTCTGTTTGATGGTGCAGAACTCGGCCACCTTGCAGTATCCGAAGAGGAAATCCAAGCAGCTTATGCACAAGTCGATGATGGCTTACTGGATGCTATCCGGACGGCCGCAAAAAACATCGAGCGGTTTCATCAATTACAAAAAGATCCCGAACGGCAGCTGGAGACATCTCCCGGCGTCACCTGCTGGCAAAAGAGCGTACCCATCGAGAAAGTAGGCCTGTATATTCCGGGAGGCACCGCACCGCTCTTCTCCACTATCCTGATGCTGGCCATTCCAGCACGCATTGCCGGATGCAGGGAGGTCATCATTTGTACACCCCCGGACAAAAATGGTAACCTGATCCCCGAAATGCTGGTTGCGGCACATGAAGTAGGTGTTGGGAAGATCTTCAAAGCCGGCGGTGCGCAGGCCATTGCAGCAATGGCTTATGGAACCGCCACCATACCCCGGGTTTATAAGATCTTCGGACCCGGCAACCAGTATGTTACCGCCGCCAAGCAGCTGGTCCAGCAACAGGGTGTGGCCATCGATTTACCGGCCGGACCATCTGAAGTGCTGGTATGGGCTGGGGCCGGAAGTATACCTGCTTTCCTGGCTGCAGATCTGCTGTCCCAGGCCGAACATGGAGTCGACTCCCAGGTCGTGCTGGTAGCCCGGGATAAAGTCCTGGTGGAAGCGACCCTGGAAGAAGTTGATCGCCAGTGCGCCGCGCTGCCCCGGAGCGACCTGGCCCTGGGTGCACTTGCTCACAGCAAATCGATACTCCTGCAGGAAGAACAAGACATGGTTGATTTTGTTAATGCATACGCTCCTGAACATTTAATCATTACCGGAGAAAATGCCGACCAGAGAGCCAGTCAGATCATCAATGCGGGCTCGGTGTTCATCGGTAATTTTACCCCGGAATCCGCCGGAGATTATGCCTCTGGCACCAATCATACCTTGCCTACCAATGGTTATGCCCGTTCATACAGCGGTGTTAACCTGGACGCCTATCTGAAAAAAATAACCTTCCAGAAAATCACACCGGCAGGACTACAAAACCTGGGGCCGGCAATTATTGCCATGGCAGAGGCAGAGCAACTGCAAGCTCATGCCCGCGCGGTATCCATCCGATTACAAAATCTCAACGATCAGTCATCATGA
- a CDS encoding ATP phosphoribosyltransferase produces MERLKIAIQKSGRLLEDSLGLLSDCSIKVDNGRDQLRAQAKNFPLDVLYLRNSDIPQYVEDGVADIGIIGENLLVETGCQLDTVLPLGFAKCRLSLAVPKGQPYAGIGDFQGKKIATSYPNTLRNYLEQNQVDAEIHVISGSVEIAPAIGLAEGICDLVSSGNTLFQNNLVEKEVILRSEAVLAATPHMSEAKRRILDQLVFRMESVLKAQSNKYILLNAPNERLEEIIAILPGMKSPTVLPLAMSGWSSVHTVIQEDKFWEIIHELKAKGAQGILVVPIQKMII; encoded by the coding sequence ATGGAACGATTAAAGATTGCTATTCAAAAGTCCGGAAGATTGCTGGAAGACTCCCTCGGGTTGCTCAGCGATTGTTCGATCAAAGTGGACAACGGCCGCGACCAGTTGCGCGCCCAGGCCAAGAATTTTCCGCTTGATGTTCTTTACCTGCGCAATTCGGACATCCCCCAATACGTCGAAGACGGTGTCGCCGACATCGGTATCATCGGAGAAAATTTACTGGTAGAGACCGGCTGCCAGCTGGATACGGTCCTGCCACTGGGCTTTGCCAAATGCCGCCTGTCCCTGGCCGTACCGAAAGGCCAGCCTTACGCCGGCATCGGCGACTTTCAGGGCAAAAAAATAGCCACCTCCTACCCGAATACCTTACGCAACTATCTGGAACAAAACCAGGTGGATGCCGAGATCCATGTCATCTCCGGCTCCGTCGAAATAGCCCCCGCCATCGGACTGGCCGAGGGGATCTGTGACCTGGTCAGTTCCGGTAACACCCTCTTCCAGAATAATCTGGTTGAGAAAGAAGTGATCCTGCGATCCGAAGCGGTGCTGGCGGCTACCCCTCATATGAGTGAAGCCAAGAGGCGGATCCTGGATCAGCTGGTATTCCGGATGGAATCGGTATTGAAAGCACAAAGCAACAAATACATCCTTCTTAACGCCCCCAACGAGCGTCTTGAAGAGATCATTGCCATCCTGCCCGGGATGAAAAGTCCGACGGTATTGCCGCTGGCCATGTCCGGATGGAGTTCGGTGCATACCGTCATCCAGGAAGATAAATTCTGGGAGATCATCCATGAACTGAAAGCGAAAGGAGCCCAGGGAATCCTGGTGGTACCCATCCAAAAAATGATCATCTGA
- a CDS encoding gliding motility-associated C-terminal domain-containing protein, whose product MNWINKLNSINIRRHFCCLKALHFGLLFLVLFPRTSSAQFQINGAARRLDSICYELTQDVMFVAGSIWNVNQINLNESFEAIMDIFLGCTDANGADGIVFGFQPVSTSIGEAGEGLGFQFVRPSIGIEFDTWQNFNLDDPAYDHIAIIRNGDVDHGSNNTLAGPVQALASSPNIEDCQYHNVRVVWDAQVHRLDVYMDCDLRLSYQGDIVTNIFGGIPYVFWGFTSATGGSSNVQRICMRYTTFLNDIQDQVICPGEAIPLISGIMQDVYWEPTQGLNNPFSPNPIAQPAQSTTYTLYFPDACDTFALDQVQVEVLDRKIPFDLGPDTVICEQGLTINIPYPGATAVWNGRDTSVAYPITQTGTYRVALHRVDTVCTFTDTIEVGLPEPIQLTLAKDTTICASESWIIDLQDGRLNSFRWNTADSLNPVQTITSAGIYAVTVSDGCVSTTRSTQVQLMECGGVFIPNVFSPNGDAVNDLFEVVHDGSVESFIYFRIYDRWGNLIYDAPVSGSSSPQWNGTAAGQELPPGVYVYQVRYQLFGGLPQNKAGTVTLIR is encoded by the coding sequence TTGAATTGGATCAATAAATTGAACAGCATCAACATAAGGCGGCACTTCTGCTGCCTGAAAGCATTGCATTTCGGCCTCCTGTTCCTGGTCCTGTTTCCCCGTACATCTTCTGCTCAATTCCAAATCAACGGCGCTGCCCGCCGGCTCGACAGCATATGTTACGAACTGACTCAGGATGTCATGTTTGTTGCCGGCTCGATCTGGAATGTCAATCAGATTAACCTGAATGAATCCTTTGAAGCGATCATGGACATCTTTCTGGGCTGTACGGATGCCAATGGAGCCGATGGGATCGTATTCGGGTTCCAACCGGTCAGTACCTCCATCGGTGAGGCCGGTGAAGGATTAGGGTTTCAATTTGTACGGCCTTCCATAGGTATTGAATTCGATACCTGGCAGAATTTCAATCTTGATGACCCTGCTTACGACCACATAGCCATCATCCGCAACGGTGATGTGGACCATGGATCGAACAATACGCTGGCTGGTCCGGTCCAGGCGCTGGCCAGCAGTCCGAATATTGAAGATTGCCAGTACCACAATGTGCGTGTGGTCTGGGATGCCCAGGTGCACCGCCTGGATGTGTATATGGACTGTGACCTGCGATTGTCCTACCAGGGTGACATTGTAACCAACATCTTCGGCGGTATTCCCTATGTCTTCTGGGGATTTACTTCAGCTACCGGTGGCTCATCCAATGTGCAGCGCATCTGCATGCGGTATACCACATTCCTCAATGACATTCAGGACCAGGTCATCTGCCCGGGAGAAGCCATACCGCTGATTTCTGGCATCATGCAGGATGTGTACTGGGAACCAACCCAGGGATTAAATAACCCGTTCAGTCCCAATCCCATTGCCCAGCCGGCACAGAGCACCACCTACACCCTTTATTTCCCCGATGCCTGCGATACGTTTGCACTGGATCAGGTCCAGGTGGAAGTCCTCGACCGCAAGATACCATTTGACCTCGGACCGGATACCGTCATCTGTGAACAAGGGCTGACGATCAACATTCCCTATCCGGGGGCAACAGCCGTATGGAATGGCCGGGATACCAGCGTAGCCTATCCGATCACCCAGACCGGAACGTACCGGGTGGCACTGCACCGCGTGGACACCGTGTGTACATTTACCGACACCATAGAAGTCGGTCTACCTGAACCTATCCAGCTTACACTGGCAAAAGACACCACCATCTGCGCCAGCGAATCCTGGATCATAGACCTCCAGGATGGCCGGTTAAATTCATTTCGATGGAATACTGCCGACAGCCTGAATCCGGTCCAGACCATTACCTCTGCCGGCATTTATGCAGTAACGGTCTCTGATGGCTGTGTCTCCACCACCAGGTCAACACAGGTGCAGCTGATGGAATGTGGCGGGGTATTCATCCCCAATGTTTTTTCACCCAATGGGGATGCCGTAAACGACCTGTTTGAAGTCGTCCACGACGGATCCGTGGAATCCTTCATTTATTTCCGGATTTATGACCGTTGGGGCAACCTGATTTATGATGCCCCGGTCTCGGGCAGCAGTTCACCGCAATGGAATGGAACCGCTGCCGGGCAAGAACTACCTCCCGGGGTTTATGTATATCAGGTAAGGTATCAATTGTTTGGCGGCCTTCCGCAGAACAAAGCCGGAACCGTCACCCTGATCCGGTAA
- a CDS encoding beta galactosidase jelly roll domain-containing protein yields the protein MIILILASTFSLTAQEKGKESRWEELPLRNWFMEWLFGENNIGESQNYVSEDLTRKINLSQSWKFSIGDNVNWASPSYSDKNWEKIRVPARWENEGFNGYDGYAWYRVHFDGRELIRQDAHILLPGFIDDVDETYLNGTLIGKSGTFPPRFRTAYDSDRSYFIPNELINFSGDNVIAIRVYDETMDGGIIGGNPGIYAQEQSAAVKQGFYGPWKFTTSNQADYIRPDYDDTKWETLLVPNFWDNQGYRSYDGTGWYRKTFRLNFTPQSNQKYYLVLGKIDDFDVTYLNGQKIGETNDGRELGESQSFSKLRVYPIPDGLLHATGNNVIAVKVVDIGKDGGIYRGPVGIVEESAITKIVRSN from the coding sequence ATGATCATCTTAATCCTGGCATCCACATTTTCCCTTACTGCACAGGAAAAAGGTAAAGAAAGCCGGTGGGAGGAATTGCCATTACGTAATTGGTTTATGGAATGGTTGTTTGGTGAAAATAATATTGGAGAAAGCCAAAATTACGTCTCTGAGGACCTCACCCGGAAAATCAACCTTTCTCAGTCCTGGAAATTTAGTATTGGAGACAACGTGAACTGGGCTTCGCCATCTTATTCCGACAAAAACTGGGAGAAAATCCGGGTACCTGCCCGGTGGGAAAATGAGGGCTTTAATGGCTATGATGGCTATGCCTGGTACCGGGTCCATTTCGATGGCCGGGAATTAATCCGCCAGGATGCCCATATATTATTACCCGGATTTATTGACGATGTGGATGAGACGTATCTGAATGGCACGCTGATCGGAAAAAGCGGCACCTTTCCTCCCCGGTTCCGCACCGCTTATGATTCGGACCGTAGTTATTTTATCCCCAATGAGCTGATCAATTTCAGCGGTGACAATGTCATTGCAATCCGGGTATACGATGAAACCATGGATGGTGGCATTATAGGCGGCAATCCGGGGATATATGCCCAGGAACAGAGTGCTGCTGTCAAACAGGGATTTTATGGACCCTGGAAATTCACCACCAGCAATCAAGCAGATTATATCCGGCCCGATTATGACGATACCAAATGGGAGACCCTTCTGGTGCCGAATTTCTGGGATAATCAGGGCTATCGCTCCTATGATGGTACCGGGTGGTATCGCAAGACATTCCGGCTGAATTTCACCCCCCAGAGCAATCAAAAATATTATCTGGTCCTGGGTAAGATCGACGACTTTGATGTCACCTATCTGAACGGCCAAAAAATAGGCGAAACCAATGACGGACGCGAGCTGGGTGAAAGTCAATCGTTTTCAAAATTGAGGGTATACCCCATCCCGGATGGCTTACTCCATGCTACCGGAAACAATGTGATTGCCGTCAAGGTGGTCGATATCGGGAAAGATGGAGGTATCTACCGGGGACCGGTCGGTATCGTGGAAGAGTCCGCCATTACGAAAATCGTACGCAGCAACTAA
- a CDS encoding retropepsin-like domain-containing protein → MQFILTLTLFGLLFEKTTFCQSSVYQQASYKHKPIVEMTINNKKTWVLLDTGSDITILDIKSRKYLGFSTIQNGSRSVPGLGSSNNRLYRVKNVRLQFGETPLYCPMYAFDLTNVAESIEARTGKRITAIIGTTLMQSYGFVIDMGNNSVVMYHQTNSKNPE, encoded by the coding sequence ATGCAATTCATCTTAACCCTGACTTTATTTGGTTTATTATTCGAAAAAACAACCTTCTGCCAGTCATCAGTTTATCAGCAGGCAAGCTACAAACACAAGCCAATAGTGGAGATGACCATTAATAATAAAAAAACCTGGGTATTACTCGATACCGGATCGGATATTACCATTCTGGATATTAAATCCAGGAAATACCTGGGCTTCAGCACCATCCAGAATGGGAGCAGGTCAGTTCCGGGACTTGGCTCAAGTAATAACCGGCTTTACCGGGTAAAAAATGTCAGATTGCAATTTGGCGAAACGCCTTTGTACTGCCCAATGTACGCCTTTGATCTCACCAATGTGGCAGAATCTATTGAAGCAAGAACCGGGAAAAGGATAACAGCTATCATCGGCACCACGCTCATGCAGTCTTATGGATTTGTCATTGATATGGGAAATAATTCTGTCGTCATGTACCATCAAACGAATAGTAAAAACCCGGAATAA
- a CDS encoding response regulator transcription factor, with product MTKILITDDEPLMCRGLADNLEFEGYQVDTAANGKEALVKISSNFYDLLILDVMMPEMSGFDVCRKLRQQKNDIPVILLTAKGEEIDRVLGLELGADDYIVKPFSLRELLARVKAILRRTSGGQNTAGAFETIGLVEVDFTNYVAIVSGKEIKLSHREFEVLHFLWQNKHQIVRRDDLLKNIWQYDEFPSTRTIDNFILRLRQKVEINPNDPKIILTVHGMGYKMV from the coding sequence ATGACGAAAATACTTATTACCGATGACGAACCCTTAATGTGCCGCGGACTGGCCGACAACCTGGAATTTGAAGGTTATCAGGTCGATACTGCAGCAAATGGCAAGGAAGCTCTTGTCAAGATATCTTCCAATTTTTACGATTTACTGATCCTGGATGTCATGATGCCTGAGATGTCGGGCTTCGATGTGTGCCGCAAACTCCGCCAGCAAAAAAATGATATACCGGTCATTCTGCTCACCGCCAAAGGGGAAGAAATTGACCGCGTTCTTGGCCTCGAGCTGGGTGCAGATGACTACATTGTCAAACCCTTTAGTTTACGGGAATTACTCGCCCGCGTAAAAGCCATATTACGCCGGACCTCTGGCGGTCAAAACACTGCGGGAGCCTTCGAAACCATCGGACTCGTGGAAGTTGATTTTACGAATTATGTAGCCATTGTTTCGGGCAAAGAAATAAAACTGTCCCACCGGGAATTTGAAGTGTTGCATTTTTTATGGCAGAATAAACACCAGATTGTACGGCGTGACGACCTCTTGAAAAATATCTGGCAATACGATGAATTTCCTTCAACCCGCACCATCGATAATTTCATTTTACGTCTCCGTCAGAAGGTGGAAATAAACCCAAATGATCCGAAAATTATACTGACCGTGCATGGCATGGGTTATAAAATGGTTTGA
- a CDS encoding HAMP domain-containing histidine kinase — MSKSARTILIILLVIVVPFLIYAFVQIRALSQDEKMAEAIYEKQMETVLFSLNQYADDRMQQWVNKLADKTYPIVRNANDLVLGNEAIQLLVIRHIPNRQDSLCYSDYVSHDPGASAQIDQWYAEQDSTITRLTNYLKAGFRKIQPAIGMPPISGLNPVQGAMTVMVFDKDSSLYNALFIFDLNYWVASVLGPKMQELSQNEYLLSVIQINPENNNLNTLYSTGEFDSGQEYTERSLWILPDTYLTIQSIGTSYAELIRNRNRTNLAFLFFSLTTVLIGAFLIFRNAQKALKIAQLKSDFVSNVSHEIRTPLSLIRMYAETLMLGRLGNEAKKQNYYEVIHRESGRLTYLVNNILDFARIEANRTSYHKAEADMNVIARDLYDTYTYTFKEKEIDCVLTLCQAPVPILADDQAFEAALSNLIDNAIKYSPEKSRIHITTSKNDRYGYCQVADEGIGISPENQTKIFEQFYRVEDALTQKTKGTGLGLSLVKHIMQEHGGEVNVTSRPGQGSTFTLRFPLITHTE; from the coding sequence GTGAGCAAAAGTGCGCGAACCATATTAATCATTCTTCTGGTCATCGTTGTCCCCTTTCTGATCTATGCTTTCGTACAGATCCGTGCCCTCAGCCAGGATGAAAAAATGGCGGAGGCCATCTATGAAAAGCAAATGGAGACGGTACTTTTTTCCCTGAATCAGTATGCCGACGACCGGATGCAGCAGTGGGTCAATAAATTGGCCGATAAGACCTACCCCATCGTTCGGAATGCAAACGATTTGGTCCTTGGCAACGAAGCCATTCAATTGTTGGTCATCCGGCACATTCCCAACCGGCAGGACAGTTTGTGCTACAGTGATTACGTCTCTCACGATCCTGGTGCCTCAGCACAAATTGACCAATGGTATGCTGAGCAAGATTCTACCATCACCAGGCTGACCAATTATTTAAAGGCCGGGTTCCGGAAGATTCAGCCAGCCATCGGCATGCCGCCAATTTCCGGGCTGAACCCTGTACAGGGCGCTATGACCGTCATGGTTTTCGACAAAGATTCCTCTCTTTATAATGCATTGTTCATATTCGATTTGAATTATTGGGTAGCATCGGTATTGGGGCCTAAAATGCAGGAACTATCCCAAAACGAGTATCTATTGTCGGTGATCCAGATAAACCCAGAAAATAATAACCTGAATACCCTATACAGTACCGGCGAGTTTGATTCCGGACAAGAGTATACCGAACGTTCTTTATGGATATTGCCGGACACCTACCTGACGATCCAATCCATAGGCACCAGTTATGCGGAATTAATTCGCAATAGAAACCGGACCAATCTGGCTTTCCTCTTTTTCTCTCTCACCACGGTATTGATCGGTGCTTTCTTAATATTTCGCAATGCTCAAAAAGCCCTTAAAATAGCACAGCTCAAATCGGATTTCGTCTCCAATGTTTCCCATGAGATAAGAACCCCTCTTTCACTGATCCGTATGTACGCCGAAACCCTGATGCTGGGCAGATTAGGGAATGAAGCTAAAAAACAAAACTATTACGAAGTCATCCATCGCGAGTCCGGACGTTTGACTTATCTCGTCAATAACATCCTGGACTTCGCACGTATCGAAGCCAACCGGACCTCCTACCACAAAGCAGAAGCCGACATGAATGTTATAGCCCGGGACCTGTACGACACCTATACCTATACCTTCAAAGAAAAAGAAATTGACTGCGTACTGACACTCTGCCAGGCGCCGGTACCCATCCTGGCAGACGACCAGGCCTTTGAGGCTGCACTTTCCAATCTCATCGACAACGCCATAAAATACAGTCCAGAAAAGAGCAGGATCCATATCACTACCAGCAAGAACGATCGATACGGCTATTGTCAGGTAGCGGATGAAGGGATTGGTATCAGCCCGGAAAACCAGACGAAAATATTTGAGCAATTTTACCGGGTCGAAGATGCCCTGACTCAAAAAACCAAAGGCACCGGTCTCGGGCTAAGCCTGGTAAAGCACATCATGCAGGAACATGGTGGTGAGGTGAATGTCACATCCAGGCCTGGACAGGGCAGCACCTTTACCCTTAGGTTTCCGCTTATAACGCACACAGAATGA
- a CDS encoding methylated-DNA--[protein]-cysteine S-methyltransferase → MVVSYYQSPIGWLELHATDKGLTQIHLNSSSDVKEPDAPEHPILVQTFKQLDEYFTGKRTQFSIPLDFGEAPWFYQEVWKTLMIIPFGRTRSYFDIAKRLGNPKAVRAVGQANHHNPLPIIIPCHRVIGKNGDWGGYSGGLTIKKWLLRMENPNRFRKQGDLFQEGVVG, encoded by the coding sequence ATGGTTGTCTCGTATTACCAATCACCGATTGGCTGGTTGGAATTACATGCTACCGACAAGGGACTTACCCAGATTCATTTGAATTCATCTTCTGATGTAAAGGAGCCGGACGCCCCGGAGCATCCTATCCTGGTTCAGACTTTTAAGCAGCTGGATGAATATTTTACCGGTAAGAGGACACAGTTCAGCATTCCCCTGGATTTTGGGGAGGCACCCTGGTTTTATCAGGAGGTGTGGAAGACGCTGATGATCATTCCTTTTGGCAGGACCCGTTCCTATTTTGACATTGCCAAACGGCTGGGTAACCCAAAAGCCGTACGTGCGGTAGGTCAGGCCAACCACCACAATCCATTGCCCATTATCATCCCCTGCCACCGGGTCATCGGAAAGAATGGCGACTGGGGTGGTTATTCGGGGGGACTGACCATCAAGAAGTGGTTGCTGCGCATGGAAAACCCCAATCGTTTCCGTAAGCAGGGTGACTTGTTCCAGGAAGGAGTGGTGGGGTAA